TTTGAATCGATTGGCTGCCGACCGCATGGCCAGGCCATCCGCACCGCACGTCGATGGGTACCTGAACGTCCTGAAACCGCCTGGGCTGACGTCGCACGACGTCGTGGCTCGCGTGCGACGACTCACCGGCGCGCAGCGCGTCGGGCATACCGGAACGCTCGATCCGTCAGCGGCCGGCGTTCTGCCCCTCGCGCTGGGACGCGCGACGCGGACCGTCGATGCTTCCGCCTGGGACCGCAAGATGTACTGGGCCGACGTGCTGTTCGGCTTGTCCACGACCACGGACGACGCGGAGGGAGCGCCACTAGCTGTCGGCGACCCGTCGAATCTTGAAGAGTCCGACATTCGCGCGGCGCTGCGGAGCTTCATCGGGCAGATCGATCAGCGCCCACCGGCGTACTCGGCTGTGCACGTCGGGGGGGAGCGCGCGTATCGCGCGGCGCGGCGCGGCCTGGAGACCCGGCTCCCATCGCGCTCGGTCGTCATTCACGCAATACAGGTAGCGGTCTGGTCGCCGCCCCTGCTTTCGCTCCTCGTCGACTGCGGATCGGGTACCTACATTCGGGCTCTTGCGCGCGACATTGGCGAGGCGCTGGCCTGCCCCGCGCACCTGCAAGCGCTCGTCCGTCTCCGCGTCGGGCCCTTCGGGATTGGTGAAGCGACCGATCTCGCTTCGCTCGAAGCGCTCGGCGGTGGCGCAGCGTGGCTCTCGCTCGTTTGGCCACCGGACATCGCGCTGCGCGAGACGCCGGCTGTTGTCTCGCCATCGTCGCGGTCGTTAGACTTCCTCTACGGGCGACGATGGTGCGCGGCGGGCGCCGAGGCCGGACCCGATAGGCCGCTCCCGACGGCGCGGGATGAGCGACCCATCTCCGCCGCGCCCCGAGCCCGGATCTATTCCGTCGAGGGCGACCTCTTGGGCGTCGCCGTTCAACGCGACGGCGAGGAGTGGCAGCCCGTCCTCAGCTTTGTTCGGAGCCCGGCGCACCATCTGTCCTAAATGAGGTCCAGGTAAGCGCGTGGAGCACGACACTCCGGAAGTTGCCCTCACCATTGGTGTGTTCGATGGCGTCCATCGAGGCCATCAGGACCTCGTGCGCCGGATGGTCGAATCCGCGCGTCGCGCCGGCCTGGCAGCGCATTGCATCACGTTCGATCCTGATCCCGAGGCGTTTCTCCGTCCAGAGCGTCCGCCCAAGGCGTTGACCGATCCCGGCGAGCGCTCGTCGCTCCTTCGGGACCTCGGCGTCGAGTGCGTCGAAGTTGTCCCGTTCGACGCTGCCGTGGCGTCCGAGACGGCCGAACAATTCCTCCGCGACGTGAGTCAGCGGTGTCGGCCGCGCCAGATCTGGGTTGGCGAAGATTTCGCCCTCGGGCACGACCGCGCCGGTACAGTGCCCGTGATCCGGGAGCTTGGGAGATCGATGGGCTTTGACGTGACGTCGGTGCCGCTTCTGATGCACGCGGGTCGACCGATCAGCAGCTCGTGGGTGCGATCAGCCCTCGCGTCGGGCGACGTCGGGCTCGCCGAGAGGCTGTTGGGGCGCCCATACACGATCTCCGGCATCGTGGAACCGGGGGCCCGGCGTGGGCGGTTGCTCGGCTTTCCGACGGCCAACGTCTCGCCACCCCCCGGACGGGCGCTGCCTGCAGACGGCGTCTATTTCGTGATGGTCACCGTCACCTCGAGTCCGGACGGACCGGACCCATCGCCCACCCAGAGGCGGTTCGGTGTCGTGAACCTCGGGGGACGGCCGACTTTCGACGAGGCCGAGCGCCTGCTGGAAACGCACATCCTGGACTTCGCCGGAGACCTGTATGGCGCCCGACTTGCCGTATCCTTTCTTGCACAGCTTCGGGGGACTCAGCGCTTCGCGTCCATCGACGAGCTTCGATTGCAGATCGATCGGGACGTGGACCGGGCGCGCAAACTCGTGGCAGAGCGATCAGAGCGATCGTGATACAGCGCAAGGAGCGGTAGGATGCCCGTCTACGAATACTATTGCCGCCAGTGCGACACCAAGTTCGAGAAGCTCCAGCCGATGAGCGCCTCGGCCGAGCCCGCGGTCTGCCCGGAGTGCCACGCAGGGGCGCTGCGCACCCTCTCCGTCATCGCCGGTCGCGGGCACGGGGACGATGGGATCGGCGCAGGGGGGTGCGCCTGCGGTGGGGCGTGCAGCTGCGCCTGAGGAGCGCGCCAGTCATCGGGCCCGGCAGGCCGAGGCTGCGCCCTACTTCTGAGCGGCGTGTTCCGCCTTCAGCTTCTCCACGAGCTGCTGCGCCACGTGGGCCGGCACCTCCTGATAATGCGAGAAGCGCATCGAGTACGTGCCGCGTCCCTGGGTGAGCGCTCGAAGATCGGTCGCGTAGCGGAGAATTTCGGCCTGGGGGACGTCCGCCGAGATCGTCGTCGTTCCCCCCTCGGGGTTCATCCCGTGCACCTGCGCGCGTTTCGTGTTCAGGTCGCCGATGACGTCGCCGGTGAACTCGTCGGGGACGGTGATCTCGAGCTCCATGATGGGCTCGAGCAGCTCGAGGCCGGCCTCCGAGGCCGCCTTCTTGAACGCGAGCGAGCCGGCGATCTTGAATGCCATCTCCGACGAGTCGACGGGGTGTTCCTTTCCGTCATAGAGGGTCGCGCGCACGTCCACGACCGGATATCCGGCCAGGACGCCCTCCTCCATCGCCTCGCGAATGCCCTTCTCGACCGCTGGCCGATAACTCTGCGAGACCACGCCCCCGACGATCCGATCTACAAACTCAAACCCTCCGCCCCGCTCGAGCGGCTCCAGCTCGATCCAGCAGACCCCGTACTGGCCGTGGCCACCCGTCTGTCGGACGTACCGGCCCTCCGCTTTCGCCGATGACCGGATCGTCTCGCGGTAGGGCACGCGCGGCGTCGAGAGTGTCACGTTGACGCCGAACTTGCGCTGCATCCGCTCGCAGGCGATCTCCAGGTGCGATTCGCCGAGACCGGACAGAATCATCTCGCCAGTGGAGGACTCGCGATGCACCGACAGGGTGGGGTCTTCCTCGATCATCCGCGCGAGGGACGGGCTCAGCTTTTCGAGATCATTCTTCGTTTTCGGTTCGATGGCGGCAGAGTACGCCGGTTCCGGGAATTTGATGCGGGCGAGCGTGATCGGGTGGTCCTTTGTCGTCAGCGTGTCGCCCGTTCGGGTCTCGCTCAGCTTCGGCACCACCCCGATGTCACCCATGGGGATCGACGGGATCGGCTCTTGCTGCTTCCCACGCATCATGAAGAGCTGCCCGATGCGCTCTTCCTTCCGACGCTCGGAGTTCCAGACGTGGCTGTCGGAGTGCACCTCACCACGATAGGAGCGGAGGAAGCTCAGCCTCCCGATGAACGGATCGGAAATGGTCTTGAAGACCAGCGCCGCGACTCCGTCGGCTCCATCTCCCGATTCGATTCGCGGTTTTGCCTGAGAAGCCGGCGGCGCGAACGCGACGATGGCGTCGAGAAGGCTCCGGATCCCCCGCACCTGGAGGGCGGATCCGGCCAGGACGGGCACCACGCGTCCATCGGCGAAGCCCGAGCGGATCGCGGAGCGGATCTCGTCTGTGGAAAGCTCGCCCTCTTCGAGGTACTTTGTCAGGAGATCGTCGTTCAGCTCCGCCGCGGACTCGATCAACATCTCGCGATACCGCGCGACATCCCCAGCCGCGTCATCCGGAACTGACGCAGGGGCTCCCTTCTCGTCGAGGATGGCCTGCTCTGCAATGACGTCCGCGACGCCGCGAAACGCGCTTTCGGCGCCGATGGGGATCGAGAGCGCGAGAACGCCCGTGCCGAACCGCTCGCGGAGCTGGTCGAACACCTGATGGAAATTCGCGTTCTCGCGATCGAGCCGATTGACGAAGACCATGATGGGGCGGTCGTCGGCGGCGGCCTGTCGGCGAGCGGCATCGGTGCCGACCTGGAGACCGGAAACGCCGTCCACCACGAGCAGCGCAGTGTCGCTGACGGCCATCGCCTGGACCACCTCGCCGAAGAAGTCGGCGTAGCCGGGAGCGTCGATGACATTGATTTTCGTGTCGGTCCACTCCAGCGGCGCAAGCGCGGCGCTGATGGACATCTTGCGCTTCACTTCGTCGGGGTCGTAGTCGGTGGTGGCGGAGCCGTCATCGACGCGTCCGAGCCGACTGATCGCGCCCGCGTGGAAGAGCATCGCCTCTGCGAGCGTCGTCTTGCCGGCGCCGCCATGGCCGAACAATCCGACGTTGCGAATTGCATCAGCCGTGTAGCTCTTCATGACCTACTCTCCCAAAAAGCGGATTACCGTGAGCGCGGTGGCGCGTCAGGGCTCGCATCCCAGCACGCATGGTTAATATAGCAGAGGGGTTTTCGGGCGCCCCGAAGCGCGTTCTGAAGGGAGCTGACGTGATTCCAATCAGCGACAGTCCGCGACGGAGGTCGTTTCCCTGGGTCACGATTCTCATCATTGCCCTGAATATCGCCGTCTTTCTGTACGAGTTAACGCTCAACGGGACGCAGCTTGATCGATTCACCCAATCGGTGGGCGTGGTTCCCGTCGAGATCTCCACCGGACGCGACATCCCGCCCGCCGACCCTGGACCCGTCTACGTCACGCTCCTGACGTCCATGTTCGTGCACGGGGGATTCCTGCACATCGCCAGCAACATGCTCTATCTCTGGGTTTTCGGCGACAACGTCGAGGACGCATTCGGCCACCTCGGGTATCTCCTCTTCTATCTGGTGACGGGTGTCGTCGCCGGCCTTACGCAGGTCCTGATCAACACGACGGCGACGGTACCCAGCATCGGCGCCAGCGGCGCAATCGCCGGCGTCCTGGGCGCGTACCTGCTGCTGTACCCCAGAGCCGACGTGCGGACCATTCTGTTCATCGGGCCCTTCCTGACCGTGCCGCGAATATCCGCCCTCTTCTTGATTGGCTTCTGGTTCCTGACGCAGCTACTCTCGGGTGTTGCCGCGCTCGAGGTGAGCACGCAGCAAACCGGAGGTGTCGCATTCTGGGCGCACATCGGCGGGTTCATCTCGGGGTTCGTGCTCGCCCTCGTCTTTCGGCCGCGTCGGGCCGCGGTCTCCAGGACCGCGTGGTAGAATCCGATAGTGTCGAGCGCGCGTGCACTCGGCAACGTTGTCTATGCAGTTGGACAGACTTCTGAGGACGAGCTAGGGAACAGGTGTCAGGACACTCCAAGTGGGCACAGATCAAGCGGCAAAAAGGGGTCGCTGACGTCAAGCGCGGTCAAATTTTCACGAAGCTGGGACGGGAGATCTCCGTCGCGGTTCGGGAGGGCGGCCCCAACGCCGACGCCAATCCGCGACTTCGCCTCGCGATCGATCGCGCGCGGGCCGCGAACATGCCAATTGACACAATCGACCGCGCCATCAAACGCGCCGCCGGCGGCCCCGAGGGAGCAGCCCTCGACCAGGTGACCTACGAAGGGTACGGGCCCGGCGGGGCGGCGATCCTGGTCGAAGTCTTGACGGACAATCGCAACCGGGCCGTGGCCGAGGTGCGAAGCGCCTTCACCCGCGCTGGCGGCAGCCTCGGCGAAGCGGGCTGCGTCGCGTGGATGTTCAATCAGCAAGGGCTGCTCACCATCGAGGCGGACGGGAACGATCCAGACGAGATCAGCCTCTGGGCGATCGACGCCGGGGCGGAGGACGTGCGCGTGGACGGCAGCACGGTCGAGGTGTACACCGCTCCGGGCGATCTCGAGAGCGCTCGATCCGCCCTCGCCGCGCGCAAGGCGAACATCACCGGCGCGGAGCTGGCAATGGTGCCCACGACGTCGATCTCGCTCGACCCGAAGGAGGCGGCTTCGACGTTGCGGCTGATGGAGCGTCTCGAAGACCTGGACGACGTCCAAAAGGTCTACACGAACCTGGAGATCTCGGAGGAGGCGCTCGCCGAGTACGAGCAGCGGTGAGCGAGCGCGTTCGGACGATTCTCGGGATCGATCCGGGAATCGCGCTGCTCGGCTATGGTGTCGTGGAGTCCCGCGGCGAATCCCTCGCTCACCTGGAACACGGGTGTGTCGCCACTCCGTCCGGCACCGCGCTCCCAGCCCGTCTCCGGGCGCTGTACGAGGGCCTCAGCGGGGTCATTCGGCGGTATTCGATAACCGATGTTGCGATGGAGTCGCTATTTCACTCTCGGAACGTCACGACGGCGGTTTCCGTTGGGCAAGCCCGGGGCGTTGCGATGCTGGCGACGGTGTGTGGCGACACGGCGTACGCGGAATACACGCCAACGGCCGTGAAGCAGCTGGTCACGGGGTACGGCCGGGCTTCAAAGCGGCAGATGCAGGAGATGATTCGCCTGCTGCTGCGACTGGATTCGCTTCCCACGCCGGACGATGCCGCGGACGCGCTTGCCGTGGCGATCTGCCACGCCCGCCGCGCCGATCTCGACGCCATCGTCTCGAACGCCGCCGCTCGCGCGCAATGATTGCTGGCGTTCGGGGAGTGGTCCAGCGCGTCGGGCCGAACGACGTTGTGCTCGCGGTCGGGCCGGTGGATGTTCGTGTGTCGGTCCCTGCCAGAACAACTTCGGCGCTCGTCCCCGGGGACGAAATCGCGCTCCGTACCTACCTGTACGTACGTGAAGACCAACTCGCCCTCTATGGCTTTCACACCGGAGATGAGCTGGCCCTGTTCGAGCTGCTGATGACGGTCTCGGGCATCGGACCCAAAGCGGCCCTGGCGATTCTGTCGGTGCTGGAGGCCAACGAGGTTCGGCGCGCCATCAACCTGGGCAATGCGCAGCCGTTCACGCGCGCCCCGGGAGTCGGCGCGCGCGCAGCCGCGCGGATCGTGACCGATCTTCGTGGGAAGGTGGGCGCAGTGGAGGCGGAAGCCGAGGCCGTCTCAGATGTCGAGGTGGCCGCGCTCGGAGCATTGATGGCGATGGGGTATTCCAGCGGTGAGGCGAAGCGCGCCGTCGAGAACGCCGGCGCGCGGGACACCGTTGAGGATCTTCTCCGATCGGCCCTTGGAATTCTGGCCGATCGATGAAGAAATATTTGGCGGCCCCGGGGCGTTCTGAATCGCGCACGTCCGACCGGGCGGGGTCCACGACCGGTGTGAGCGGGGAGAGAAGGGGAACATATGGATGAGTTCGATCGGGAGCTAGAGGTGGAAGACGTTGCGCTGGCGGAGTCGGAGCCCGAAGAGCGCTATTTCATCGACGGGGAGTGGTACGACCGTCATGACCTGATCTTCAACGAAGTCGTGCAGGCGCGCATGTGCGCGCAATGTCAGGCGCGGCTGGGCGAGGAGACCGAGGAGCGGTACCCAGTGGCGGAACGTCGGACCGGACGCGTGACCTACGAGGTCCGCAGAGTCCAGTACGGCACCCGACCCATCCCCATCATTCGCGACTGCTGCTCACGCAAGAGCGGATACATCACGACCGACATGTCGGCCCTCGAGGCGGTATTTCGCATTCTCCTGGCAAACGGAAACCAGCCGATGCCGCTCGAGCACATCCGCGAGCAACTGCGGGAGTGGTGCCCGACCGGACGATGCCAGTGGCTCCTCATGCCCCTCGACGTGCTCCGGCAGGTCGTGCGCGGAGACCGATCCTACGGGTTGAAGCGGCACGAATTGCCAGACGTCGCCTGACGCGGAGTCCGCGGCGGCTCCTGTTCTCGACGCACATGGGTCAGCGGACGGGTTCGCTCGCGAGGATCGATTCGAGGTACCGGCGCAGCCCCGGGCCCAGATCGTCCCTTCGCAAAGCGAAATCGATGGTGGCCTGGAGAAATTCGAGCTTGTTCCCTGCGTCGTAGCGGCGGCCGTCGAACTCCATCGCGTATACGGGCTCGTCCTCAAGGAGCCGCATGATGGCATCCACGAGCCAGATCTCGTCGTCCTTGCCGGGTGGCGTGGACTCGAGGATCGGAAAGATGCTGGGCGGGAGTATCCATGCGTGAACGGTCGCGAGGTTTGACGGCGCGTCGTGCGCCGACGGTTTTTCGACAATCCTGCGAAGGCGATGCATCCGTCCGCCCATCGGCTCGGCGTCGATGATGCCGTACCTCGAGACGTCAGCGTCCGCGACGCGCATCACGGCGCCAATGGCGCCGCCAAACTGTTCGTAGGCAGCGATCATTTGGCGAAGACACGGGGTCGCCGCGTCGACGATGTCGTCACCCCAAACCATCGCAAAGGGCTCTGAGCCGACGGCGACCTGCGCGCAGAGGACGGCGTGGCCGTTTCCCTTGGGCTGTCCCTGTCGCACGTACGCGAACTCGGCCAGCTCCGTGATTTTCCGTACCATCTGGAGATCGTCCATTCGGCCGGCTGCCTCGAGCCGGGATTCCAGCTCAAACTGCGCGTCGAAGTGGTCTTCGATCGCCCGTTTGGATTGGCCGGTGATCACGACGATCTGCCGGATTCCCGAGGCTACGGCCTCCTCAACAACGTATTGAATCACTGGCTTGTCGACAATCGGAAGCATCTCCTTCGGGAGCGCCTTCGTGGCGGGGAGAAACCGCGTTCCGAGGCCAGCCGCGGGAATCACCGCCTTCCGAACGGTCATCCTCATTCACCAATCTCCTGAGCAGAATCAGTTGGACGGCTCGGGCTAACGTTCAGCAGTGACCCGCTGCTCTTCTTCGTCCAGCTCATGGATCCGCATTGGGGGCTCCGGCTCGACGGCGCCGGCGACGGAGAGCACGCGCGCTCGGCGCTCCGTAACGGTGAGCTTATAGAAGGATGCCATGGTGGCGATCACCGCGGCAGCGGGCGCACCGAAAATCGCGCCCCACGGACCGGCGAGGCGCGCGCCGATGAGCACGGCGGCCAGGACCACGGTCGGGTGCAGTCCGATCTCTTGCGCCATCACCTTCGGCTGGATGACGTTGACGACGAAGATGTTGAGGACCAGCGTCGGCAAGAGCGCGACCCACCAGCGCCCGGCATCAGCGGCGAGGACGACCAGGACGGTTGGAATCAGGCCCAGGCCGGGGCCCAGGAACGGAATGAACATCGCCACGCCCGCCGCTACGCTCGCCAGGGCAACGTAGGGCAGGCCGACTGTGGCCATGATGATGGCAACGCCGAGGCCGTAGACAAATGACTGGATAAACTGCCCCCGCAGAAACCCGCCGAACGACCGTTGAAGACTTCCCGTGAAGTAGAGAAAATCGTCGCGATACTGTGTGGGAACCGCTTGGAGCAGCGCCGCTCCAAGGTGAGGACCGTCCAACATGAAATAGACGGAGAGCACGACGATCAGGAGGATCTGCGCAGCAATTGACGCGGCCCCGGTCGCCAAGGACAATCCGTTGGCGACGAGTGCGGCTTCGATGGGGCGCAGAACTTCGTCAGCGTACGTCCCGACGGCAATTCCGTGCGCGGCGAGGAGTGCGGTCATCCCACTGCCAAGGATGGACACGCGTTCGACGATCTGCGGAAGCTGCTGAGCGGCGAGGGCGCTCTGGTCCGCGACGGCGGGCAGGAGCACCATGAACGCGCTGGTCATGGCCACCAGCACCGCGAGGTACACCAGGAGCACGGCGCCCGTGCGCGATAGCCACGCAAGCCGGGTGAGGCCCACTACGGTGGGCTCCAGGACGAAGGAAATGATCCAGGCGACCAGAAACAGGACCAGCAGGTCGCCGACGCGCGCGGCGAGGCCCCACACCATCTGGCCAAGATAGAGCGCAGCGATAATCGTGAGCAGGATGATGAGCGCCCGAAACCAGGGGTCCCGCGTGGGCGGCGTGGTTACATCGAATCGCAACGGGCCTCCAAAAGCGATTCTATCATCGAGGAGACCGCATGTCTGACCGGGCGACGCGATTTTCTGAGATCCTCGCCGCCACGCGCCTGTGCGCGATCACCGACCAGTCGCCGTCGGACGAGCGAATGCTGCAGATCGTCGACCGGCTCCTCGACGCGGGCGTACGGCTGATCCAATATCGTGATAAGGCGCGGTCGGACGGCGGCCGCGTCGTACTAGGACGGGCGTTGGCGACGCTAATCCACGCACGCGGAGGCCTCCTGATCGTGAACGACCGAGTGGACGTCGCGCTGGCCTGCGGGGCCGACGGGGCCCACCTGGGGCAGGATGACCTTCCGCTTGACGCGGGTCGCCGCATACTGGGACCGGACCTGCTCCTGGGGGCGTCGGCCTCCTATGCGGAGGAGATCCCCGCGATCGTCGCGGCTGGGGCCGACTACATCGGTTTCGGTGCCGTCTTCCCCACGGAGACGAAGCCCGACGCGGAGTACGCGGGTCTCGACCTGCTGAGAACGGTCGTACACAGCACGGCGCTCCCGGTCATTGGGATCGGGGGGATAACGGAGGCCAGGGCGCCAACGGTCCTTGCGCAGGGCGCCACCGGAGTCGCGGTGGTGAGCGCGCTGTTTGGCGCGCCCGATCCGGGATTGGCGGCCACACGCCTCTTGCGCGCCCTCAGCCGCTCGTCATCTTGATCGCCGCCAGCCAGACTGGTACACTTCGTCTGCTCGATTTCCGCAGGCAGGCGGTGATCGTCTGCCCGGCTTCCGACCGGAACCATGACACTCGAGCCCGGCGACGATCTGGGCTCCCAGCGCCAATACGCGTCGCCGCGTGCTGCCGACTTCGGACTGATCCGTTGATTCCCGGCGCAATGGCGCGCCGTCCGCCAATGAAGGAGGAGAGGAGCTTATGGATCTTGCCTTGGTGATTCCCATCGCTGGGATCGTGGCGGTACTCTTCGCCATGTATCTCGCGTGGGACGTTCTCCGCCGCGACACCGGCACAAAGGCGATGCAGGAAGTCGGCGGAATGATCTTCGAGGGAGCTACCGCCTTTCTCCGACGGCAGTACCAGACGATCGCGATGATCGCGATCGTCGCAGCCATCCTCGTCGGCGCGGTCCTCGGCGGAATCACCGGCGACTCATCCCTCGGGGTGAAGACCGCGATCGCATTTCTCGTGGGGGCCGCAGCCTCCGCCCTCTCTGGAATCATCGGGATGTACGTCGCGGTGCAGTCCAACGTTCGCACCGCCGCGGCAGCCCAGCGCAGCCTCAACGAGGCGATCACCGTCTCGCTTCGCGGCGGAGCGGTTTCCGGGTTCCTCATCGTCGCCCTGAGCCTCCTGGGCGTCGCGGGCATCTACTACCTCTACGGACACGACCCCATCAGCACTCCCGCGACGATCGTGGGTTTCGGCTTCGGAGCCAGCTTCGTCGCCCTTTTCGCGCAGCTGGGCGGAGGCATCTACACGAAGGCCGCGGACATGGGCGCTGACCTCGTAGGCAAGGTCGAGGCGGGGATCCCCGAGGACGATCCGCGGAACGCCGCCGTCATCGCGGACCTCGTCGGCGACAACGTGGGCGACTGCGCTGGTCGTGGCGCCGACCTCTTCGAATCAACGGCTGCCGAGAATATCGGGGCGATGATCCTGGGCGTTGCCATCGCCACACGAACAGGGCATGCCGAGTGGGTGCTCTTCCCGCTCATCGTCCGCGCCTTTGGCGTCTTCGCGACGATGATCGGGCTCCTGTGCGTGCCGCTGTGGGGAAGGATCAATCGTGACCCCGACCAGGACCCGATGAACGCCCTCAACTTCGGGTACTTCATCGCGGTCGGGCTTGCCACCTTGATGCTCTTCTACGTCACGACGACCGAGCTCCACGCCGTCGTCTTCTTCTGGGCCGGCCTCGTCGGCATTGTCACCAGCATCGCTATCGTCTTCATCACGCAGTTCTACACGGCTGGATCCTGGCGTCCGGTGCGCGAGATCGCGGACGCTGCACAGACGGGACCGGCGACGGTTATCGTCATGGGCGTCGCCGTTGGGTTCGAGACCACCGCGTCCACGGCCGTCGCCGTGGGCATCGCGCTCCTCGCCGCCTACGGCTTGGGCTCCCAGGCGGCCGCGGTGGTTCCGGTCGCCGCCGGCCAGCCGCCGCTGTCACCCGCTGAGGGCGGCCTGTTCGGAACCGCCGTCGCCACGATGGGGATGCTCATGACGGCGGCATACGTGCTGGCGATGGACACGTTCGGGCCCATCACCGACAACGCGAACGGCGTGATCGAGATGGCCGGCGCTGGCGGGCAGGCCCGGGATATCACCGATCGCCTGGACGCGGTCGGCAACACCACCAAGGCTCTCACCAAAGGCTACGCGATGGCCTCGGCGGCGCTGGCCGCGTTCCTGCTGTTCGGCGCGTATGGCGACACCGTGCGCGAGGGCGTTTGTCGCAAGTTGGGCCAACCCCTCACCACCTGCACCTATAACTTCTCGGTAGACCTCACGCGGGTGGAAATCTTCGTCGCCGCGCTTCTCGCGGTCATGCTGGTGTTCCTCTTCAGCTCGCTCGCAATCCGCGCCGTGTCCAAGGCCGCCTCGGCCATCATCGAAGAGGTTCGCCGCCAGTTCCGCGAAGAACCGGGAATCATGGCAGGCTCCGTCCGTCCGGATTACGGCCGGGCCGTCGACATCACGACGCGGGCCGGGCTCCGCGAGATGATTGCGCCGGGCATGCTGCCGATCTTCGCGTCGTTGGTCGTCGGGCTCCTCTTCAAGGCGCTCCATCTCGACGCGCCCGAGGCCGTCGGCGCGTTGCTGATGGTTGGAACGATCGCGGGGATCATCCTCGCCACGGTGCTCAACAACGGCGGCGGCGCATGGGACAATGCGAAGAAGTACATCGAGGCTGGGCACCTGCGCGACGTCGGCGGGGGCGTGCTGGGGAAGGGCACCCAGGCGCACGCCGCGGCCGTCGTGGGTGATACCGTCGGCGATCCGTTCAAAGACACGGCGGGCCCATCGTTGCACGTCCTGGTGAAGCTCTTGAGCACCATCACCCTCGTGCTGGCGCCCCTGTTCATCTAAAGAGAGGCGAACGATGACCGAACTCCACGAGCTGCTCGACGGACGCCGACCCGAAAACTCCACGGTCGAAGTGGGA
This DNA window, taken from Chloroflexota bacterium, encodes the following:
- the galU gene encoding UTP--glucose-1-phosphate uridylyltransferase GalU, with the protein product MRMTVRKAVIPAAGLGTRFLPATKALPKEMLPIVDKPVIQYVVEEAVASGIRQIVVITGQSKRAIEDHFDAQFELESRLEAAGRMDDLQMVRKITELAEFAYVRQGQPKGNGHAVLCAQVAVGSEPFAMVWGDDIVDAATPCLRQMIAAYEQFGGAIGAVMRVADADVSRYGIIDAEPMGGRMHRLRRIVEKPSAHDAPSNLATVHAWILPPSIFPILESTPPGKDDEIWLVDAIMRLLEDEPVYAMEFDGRRYDAGNKLEFLQATIDFALRRDDLGPGLRRYLESILASEPVR
- a CDS encoding AI-2E family transporter, translated to MRFDVTTPPTRDPWFRALIILLTIIAALYLGQMVWGLAARVGDLLVLFLVAWIISFVLEPTVVGLTRLAWLSRTGAVLLVYLAVLVAMTSAFMVLLPAVADQSALAAQQLPQIVERVSILGSGMTALLAAHGIAVGTYADEVLRPIEAALVANGLSLATGAASIAAQILLIVVLSVYFMLDGPHLGAALLQAVPTQYRDDFLYFTGSLQRSFGGFLRGQFIQSFVYGLGVAIIMATVGLPYVALASVAAGVAMFIPFLGPGLGLIPTVLVVLAADAGRWWVALLPTLVLNIFVVNVIQPKVMAQEIGLHPTVVLAAVLIGARLAGPWGAIFGAPAAAVIATMASFYKLTVTERRARVLSVAGAVEPEPPMRIHELDEEEQRVTAER
- the thiE gene encoding thiamine phosphate synthase, coding for MSDRATRFSEILAATRLCAITDQSPSDERMLQIVDRLLDAGVRLIQYRDKARSDGGRVVLGRALATLIHARGGLLIVNDRVDVALACGADGAHLGQDDLPLDAGRRILGPDLLLGASASYAEEIPAIVAAGADYIGFGAVFPTETKPDAEYAGLDLLRTVVHSTALPVIGIGGITEARAPTVLAQGATGVAVVSALFGAPDPGLAATRLLRALSRSSS
- a CDS encoding sodium-translocating pyrophosphatase gives rise to the protein MDLALVIPIAGIVAVLFAMYLAWDVLRRDTGTKAMQEVGGMIFEGATAFLRRQYQTIAMIAIVAAILVGAVLGGITGDSSLGVKTAIAFLVGAAASALSGIIGMYVAVQSNVRTAAAAQRSLNEAITVSLRGGAVSGFLIVALSLLGVAGIYYLYGHDPISTPATIVGFGFGASFVALFAQLGGGIYTKAADMGADLVGKVEAGIPEDDPRNAAVIADLVGDNVGDCAGRGADLFESTAAENIGAMILGVAIATRTGHAEWVLFPLIVRAFGVFATMIGLLCVPLWGRINRDPDQDPMNALNFGYFIAVGLATLMLFYVTTTELHAVVFFWAGLVGIVTSIAIVFITQFYTAGSWRPVREIADAAQTGPATVIVMGVAVGFETTASTAVAVGIALLAAYGLGSQAAAVVPVAAGQPPLSPAEGGLFGTAVATMGMLMTAAYVLAMDTFGPITDNANGVIEMAGAGGQARDITDRLDAVGNTTKALTKGYAMASAALAAFLLFGAYGDTVREGVCRKLGQPLTTCTYNFSVDLTRVEIFVAALLAVMLVFLFSSLAIRAVSKAASAIIEEVRRQFREEPGIMAGSVRPDYGRAVDITTRAGLREMIAPGMLPIFASLVVGLLFKALHLDAPEAVGALLMVGTIAGIILATVLNNGGGAWDNAKKYIEAGHLRDVGGGVLGKGTQAHAAAVVGDTVGDPFKDTAGPSLHVLVKLLSTITLVLAPLFI